Proteins from a single region of Theobroma cacao cultivar B97-61/B2 chromosome 10, Criollo_cocoa_genome_V2, whole genome shotgun sequence:
- the LOC18586538 gene encoding 4-coumarate--CoA ligase-like 7, which yields MSVEESWTVPIKEESGNSQPLVNRGGFDSHTGIYSSLFPLSDHLKVPSDPDLGIASFVLSQFPHPQVGESKVALIDSATNQQLTYAQLHRSIQSLACGLYHLGVRKGDVVFLLSPNSLLYPTICLAILSLGAILSPTNPINTPSEIAKQVLDSGAKLAISAPEELHKLLQTGVPTIITSRQSDEDSLSIEELIECCDPRELPETKVKQSDTAAILYSSGTTGTSKGVILTHSNFITTTRLVRWYAEATSSQNDIFLGFIPIFHIYGLAFFGVGLLTAGITTVLMPRFDLQAMLDAIQTHKVNNIPAVPPVILGLVKYCKGNSKLSTLRRVGSGAAPLSKELTDAFREQFPWVELRQGYGLTETCGATSGFVSHEEAKAHPGSCGMLLPTCWAKVVDTETGLALPPYRKGELWLNGPTTMKGYLGNKEATAATIDKDGWLKTGDLGYFDEDGFLYIVDRIKELIKHNGYQVAPAELEAVLLGHPDIVDAAVIPVEVEESGQIPMAYVVKAAASQLTEEQVIKFVATQVAPYKKVRRVEFINAIPKSAAGKILRKELILQSQQQILSKL from the exons atgtCAGTTGAAGAGTCTTGGACCGTCCCCATCAAGGAAGAATCCGGCAATTCTCAGCCGCTGGTCAACCGAGGCGGCTTCGATTCGCATACCGGCATTTATTCTTCACTTTTTCCACTTAGTGACCATCTCAAAGTTCCTAGTGATCCTGACCTTGGCATTGCCTCGTTTGTGCTATCACAGTTTCCTCATCCTCAGGTTGGTGAATCAAAAGTTGCACTCATTGACTCAGCTACAAACCAGCAACTCACATACGCTCAACTCCATCGATCAATTCAATCGCTTGCCTGTGGCCTTTACCACCTCGGAGTCCGCAAAGGTGATGTTGTGTTCCTTTTGTCCCCAAACTCACTCTTGTACCCAACGATATGTCTTGCAATTCTTTCACTTGGTGCAATACTCTCACCTACCAATCCAATCAATACCCCCTCGGAAATAGCTAAACAGGTACTTGACTCGGGTGCTAAGCTTGCGATCTCAGCCCCCGAGGAGTTACATAAGCTGCTACAAACTGGGGTGCCTACAATTATTACGTCTCGTCAGTCAGATGAGGATTCGTTATCTATCGAAGAACTGATTGAGTGCTGCGATCCACGTGAATTACCGGAAACTAAGGTTAAACAGTCAGATACCGCTGCTATATTGTACTCTTCGGGTACGACCGGAACAAGCAAGGGAGTGATTTTAACGCATTCGAATTTCATAACAACGACTCGACTTGTAAGATGGTATGCAGAAGCAACATCATCCCAAAATGACATATTTTTGGGGTTTATACCCATCTTTCACATATATGGGCTTGCATTTTTCGGGGTAGGACTTTTAACTGCTGGTATCACCACTGTGTTAATGCCAAGATTCGATTTACAGGCCATGTTGGATGCAATTCAGACTCATAAAGTTAACAACATTCCTGCTGTGCCCCCTGTGATACTTGGCCTGGTGAAGTACTGCAAAGGTAATAGCAAATTGTCAACATTGAGGAGGGTTGGTTCAGGGGCTGCACCCTTGAGCAAGGAATTGACAGACGCATTCAGGGAACAGTTTCCCTGGGTGGAGCTGAGGCAAGGCTACGGGCTAACCGAAACCTGCGGCGCCACCTCCGGTTTCGTGTCTCACGAGGAAGCTAAAGCTCACCCAGGGTCATGCGGAATGCTGCTGCCAACCTGTTGGGCTAAGGTGGTTGATACAGAAACAGGGTTGGCTTTGCCACCTTACAGGAAAGGAGAGCTGTGGCTAAACGGTCCTACAACTATGAAAGGGTATTTGGGAAACAAGGAAGCAACGGCTGCAACAATAGATAAAGATGGGTGGCTTAAAACAGGGGATCTTGGCTACTTTGATGAGGATGGATTTCTTTATATTGTTGATAGGATAAAGGAGCTTATCAAGCATAACGGGTATCAG GTGGCTCCAGCAGAACTGGAAGCAGTGCTTTTAGGCCATCCCGATATTGTGGACGCTGCAGTTATACC GGTTGAAGTTGAGGAATCAGGGCAGATACCAATGGCATATGTTGTGAAGGCAGCTGCCTCTCAACTCACTGAGGAACAAGTCATTAAATTTGTAGCTACTCAG GTGGCTCCATACAAGAAAGTAAGAAGAGTGGAATTCATAAATGCCATCCCAAAGTCAGCAGCTGGCAAAATCTTGAGGAAGGAGCTCATCCTACAAAGCCAACAGCAAATTCTCTccaaattgtaa
- the LOC18586539 gene encoding acyl-CoA-binding domain-containing protein 4 isoform X2 translates to MDLSKWPSDLAYEQWVALPVSGARPSARYKHAAAVVGEKLYIHGGSRNGRYLSDIQVFDLRSLTWSSLKLKIESDADKSEDSGSQEVPPGTSDHSMIKWENNLLLLGGHSKKSSDAMTVHVLNLETHVCGVMETSGKVPVALGGYSVTLVGSKLIVFGGEDRSRKLLNDVHVLDLETMTWSMVEAMQTPPTPRFDHTAAVHAERYLLIFGGCSHSIFFNDLHVLDLQTMEWSQPQVQGDLVSPRAGHAGISIDEMWYIVGGGDNSNGCLETLALNMSKLVWSTLTTLKERHPLASEGLSVCSAIIDGEKHLVAFGGYNGKYSNEVFVMKLKPRDSSHPKIFQSPAAAAAAASVTAAYALAKSEKLDFPQIIDLNFNGVENNVPKKDVNIEIDAIKEEKKVLELSIEEVTAENSRLREKIDEFNSNHTELSKELQSVQGQLISERSRCFKLEAQIAELQKMLESLQSIENEVQVLRRQKSALEQEMELSAAQRQGSGGVWRWIAGST, encoded by the exons atggatcTCAGCAAGTGGCCTTCAGATTTGGCCTATGAGCAGTGGGTAGCACTGCCAGTTTCTGGTGCACGACCATCAGCTCGGTACAAG CATGCTGCAGCAGTGGTTGGTGAAAAACTATATATCCATGGAGGCAGTCGTAATGGTCGATACCTGTCTGATATTCAG GTATTTGATCTTAGAAGTTTGACATGGTCTAGTCTGAAACTGAAGATCGAATCAGATGCTGATAAATCAGAAGACAGTGGCTCACAGGAAGTTCCTCCAGGCACTTCAGATCATAGTATG ATTAAGTGGGAAAATAACCTTCTTCTTCTAGGCGGGCATTCGAAGAAATCTTCTGATGCCATGACAG TGCATGTCCTCAATCTAGAGACACATGTCTGTGGTGTCATGGAGACCTCAGGAAAAGTTCCG GTAGCACTTGGGGGTTATTCTGTGACACTGGTAGGTTCTAAACTGATTGTGTTTGGTGGAGAAGACAGGAGCAGGAAATTGCTCAATGATGTACATGTTCTTGATCTAGAGACAATGACTTGGAGTATGGTGGAGGCAAT GCAGACACCCCCAACTCCAAGATTCGATCACACGGCTGCAGTGCATGCTGAGCGCTACCTTTTGATTTTTGGTGGTTGTTCTCATTCAATATTCTTCAATGATCTTCACGTATTGGACTTGCAGACT ATGGAGTGGTCCCAACCACAAGTTCAGGGTGATTTGGTGAGTCCTAGGGCAGGTCATGCTGGTATTTCCATTGATGAAATGTGGTATATTGTTGGTGGTGGAGATAACAGCAATG GTTGCCTGGAGACTCTTGCCTTAAATATGTCTAAGTTAGTTTGGTCTACTTTGACAACTTTGAAAGAAAGGCATCCACTTGCTAGTGAG GGACTAAGTGTTTGCTCAGCAATAATTGATGGGGAGAAGCATTTGGTTGCCTTTGGTGGATACAATGGGAAATATAGTAATGAG GTTTTTGTTATGAAACTCAAACCAAGAGACTCATCTCATCCCAAGATTTTTCAGTCcccagcagcagcagcagcagcagcttCTGTTACTGCTGCATATGCCTTGGCAAAGTCAGAAAAGTTGGATTTTCCACAAATAATAGATCTGAACTTTAATGGAGTTGAAAACAATGTTCCTAAAAAGGATGTCAATATTGAAATTGATGCAattaaagaagagaaaaaggtgTTGGAGTTGTCAATTGAAGAAGTCACAGCAGAAAACTCTAGGCTCAGAGAGAAGATTGATGAATTCAATAGTAATCATACTGAATTATCCAAG GAACTCCAATCTGTCCAAGGTCAGCTGATATCTGAGAGATCAAGATGCTTTAAACTTGAG GCTCAAATTGCTGAACTACAAAAGATGCTGGAATCATTACAGTCCATAGAGAACGAAGTACAAGTACTTAGGAGACAAAAGTCAGCACTGGAACAGGAGATGGAGCTTTCAGCTGCCCAGAGGCAAGGTTCTGGTGGTGTTTGGCGGTGGATAGCTGGAAGCACATAG
- the LOC18586539 gene encoding acyl-CoA-binding domain-containing protein 4 isoform X1, translating to MGAEEIKKEMDLSKWPSDLAYEQWVALPVSGARPSARYKHAAAVVGEKLYIHGGSRNGRYLSDIQVFDLRSLTWSSLKLKIESDADKSEDSGSQEVPPGTSDHSMIKWENNLLLLGGHSKKSSDAMTVHVLNLETHVCGVMETSGKVPVALGGYSVTLVGSKLIVFGGEDRSRKLLNDVHVLDLETMTWSMVEAMQTPPTPRFDHTAAVHAERYLLIFGGCSHSIFFNDLHVLDLQTMEWSQPQVQGDLVSPRAGHAGISIDEMWYIVGGGDNSNGCLETLALNMSKLVWSTLTTLKERHPLASEGLSVCSAIIDGEKHLVAFGGYNGKYSNEVFVMKLKPRDSSHPKIFQSPAAAAAAASVTAAYALAKSEKLDFPQIIDLNFNGVENNVPKKDVNIEIDAIKEEKKVLELSIEEVTAENSRLREKIDEFNSNHTELSKELQSVQGQLISERSRCFKLEAQIAELQKMLESLQSIENEVQVLRRQKSALEQEMELSAAQRQGSGGVWRWIAGST from the exons ATGGGAGCAGAAgagattaaaaaagaaatggatcTCAGCAAGTGGCCTTCAGATTTGGCCTATGAGCAGTGGGTAGCACTGCCAGTTTCTGGTGCACGACCATCAGCTCGGTACAAG CATGCTGCAGCAGTGGTTGGTGAAAAACTATATATCCATGGAGGCAGTCGTAATGGTCGATACCTGTCTGATATTCAG GTATTTGATCTTAGAAGTTTGACATGGTCTAGTCTGAAACTGAAGATCGAATCAGATGCTGATAAATCAGAAGACAGTGGCTCACAGGAAGTTCCTCCAGGCACTTCAGATCATAGTATG ATTAAGTGGGAAAATAACCTTCTTCTTCTAGGCGGGCATTCGAAGAAATCTTCTGATGCCATGACAG TGCATGTCCTCAATCTAGAGACACATGTCTGTGGTGTCATGGAGACCTCAGGAAAAGTTCCG GTAGCACTTGGGGGTTATTCTGTGACACTGGTAGGTTCTAAACTGATTGTGTTTGGTGGAGAAGACAGGAGCAGGAAATTGCTCAATGATGTACATGTTCTTGATCTAGAGACAATGACTTGGAGTATGGTGGAGGCAAT GCAGACACCCCCAACTCCAAGATTCGATCACACGGCTGCAGTGCATGCTGAGCGCTACCTTTTGATTTTTGGTGGTTGTTCTCATTCAATATTCTTCAATGATCTTCACGTATTGGACTTGCAGACT ATGGAGTGGTCCCAACCACAAGTTCAGGGTGATTTGGTGAGTCCTAGGGCAGGTCATGCTGGTATTTCCATTGATGAAATGTGGTATATTGTTGGTGGTGGAGATAACAGCAATG GTTGCCTGGAGACTCTTGCCTTAAATATGTCTAAGTTAGTTTGGTCTACTTTGACAACTTTGAAAGAAAGGCATCCACTTGCTAGTGAG GGACTAAGTGTTTGCTCAGCAATAATTGATGGGGAGAAGCATTTGGTTGCCTTTGGTGGATACAATGGGAAATATAGTAATGAG GTTTTTGTTATGAAACTCAAACCAAGAGACTCATCTCATCCCAAGATTTTTCAGTCcccagcagcagcagcagcagcagcttCTGTTACTGCTGCATATGCCTTGGCAAAGTCAGAAAAGTTGGATTTTCCACAAATAATAGATCTGAACTTTAATGGAGTTGAAAACAATGTTCCTAAAAAGGATGTCAATATTGAAATTGATGCAattaaagaagagaaaaaggtgTTGGAGTTGTCAATTGAAGAAGTCACAGCAGAAAACTCTAGGCTCAGAGAGAAGATTGATGAATTCAATAGTAATCATACTGAATTATCCAAG GAACTCCAATCTGTCCAAGGTCAGCTGATATCTGAGAGATCAAGATGCTTTAAACTTGAG GCTCAAATTGCTGAACTACAAAAGATGCTGGAATCATTACAGTCCATAGAGAACGAAGTACAAGTACTTAGGAGACAAAAGTCAGCACTGGAACAGGAGATGGAGCTTTCAGCTGCCCAGAGGCAAGGTTCTGGTGGTGTTTGGCGGTGGATAGCTGGAAGCACATAG